The proteins below come from a single Sorghum bicolor cultivar BTx623 chromosome 4, Sorghum_bicolor_NCBIv3, whole genome shotgun sequence genomic window:
- the LOC8073935 gene encoding FT-interacting protein 1: MAGVLPRFGPFGPLPPRDEFGIKETRPRLAGGRAGGYDLVERMEYLYVRIVKARDLKWSGGFDPLVEVKLGSYSCATRHIDKTTSPEWNDVFAFSRERLQASFLDVVVKGKGFAKDDFVGRLRFDLADAPFRVPPDSALAPQWYHVFDKKAERGGEVMLAVWFGTQADECFPLAVHADAAFAVDAKLAAHIRCKQYTVPRLWYVRVNVIEARDIAFVDKARVGEVFVRTKIAAQVHKTKTCVARLPTCGWNEDHLFVAAEPFEDHLILSVEDRVKVDKEEVIGHVHIPFKEFERRWDARPIRPRWFNLVRPDGAAKIDKFSAKICVRLCLEGGYRVLSEPVHYLSDVRPAARELWHHRPPIGLIELGIHNAFGLSSMRTRDGRGSCDAYCVAKYGVKWFRTQTVIDSLAPRFHQQCFWDVHDHCTVLTVAVFHNCQIGDKGGLVSGDPVKDILLGKVRIRLSTLETGRIYTHAYPLISLHGGGIKKMGELQLAVRFSSTSALGLLQTYAQPHLPPMHYHCPLSIVHQETLRREAVALIAHRLGRMDPPLRRECVEHLCEAHSHRWSMRRSKAHFFRLMAALAPLFAALRWFVDVCHWKNPATTVAVHIIYAMLVCCPNLILPTFFVYKFVLGLWNYRCRPRHPWHVDTKVSHAEMAHLDELAEEFDEFPTKCPPDVVRMRYDRLRSLGARIQEMAGDVASHAERARCAMTWRDPRATAMYLLACLFLAVTTFLAPFQAVALLTGFYLMRHPTLRQRLPDVPANFFRRLPCKVDCLL; encoded by the exons ATGGCCGGCGTCCTGCCGAGGTTTGGCCCCTTCGGCCCTCTGCCGCCACGGGATGAGTTCGGGATCAAGGAGACGAGGCCCCGTCTCGCCGGCGGGCGGGCCGGCGGGTACGACCTCGTGGAGCGGATGGAGTACCTGTACGTGCGCATCGTCAAGGCGCGGGACCTCAAGTGGAGTGGCGGCTTCGACCCGCTCGTCGAGGTGAAGCTCGGGAGCTACTCCTGCGCCACGCGGCACATCGACAAGACGACGAGCCCAGAGTGGAACGACGTGTTCGCCTTCTCGCGGGAGAGGCTCCAGGCGTCGTTCCTGGACGTGGTGGTCAAGGGCAAGGGCTTCGCCAAGGACGACTTCGTCGGCCGCCTGCGCTTCGACCTGGCCGACGCCCCGTTCCGCGTGCCGCCCGACAGCGCGCTCGCGCCGCAGTGGTACCACGTCTTCGACAAGAAGGCGGAGCGCGGGGGCGAGGTGATGCTGGCCGTGTGGTTCGGCACGCAGGCCGACGAGTGCTTCCCGCTGGCGGTGCACGCGGACGCCGCGTTCGCGGTGGACGCCAAGCTCGCCGCGCACATCCGCTGCAAGCAGTACACCGTGCCGCGGCTCTGGTACGTGCGCGTCAACGTCATCGAGGCCCGCGACATCGCCTTCGTCGACAAGGCCCGCGTCGGCGAGGTGTTCGTGCGCACCAAGATTGCCGCGCAGGTGCACAAGACCAAGACGTGCGTTGCCCGGCTGCCGACGTGCGGCTGGAACGAGGACCACCTGTTCGTTGCCGCCGAGCCGTTCGAGGACCACCTCATCCTCTCCGTCGAGGACCGCGTTAAGGTCGACAAGGAGGAGGTCATTGGCCATGTCCACATTCCGTTCAAAGAATTCGAACGACGGTGGGACGCGCGCCCGATTCGCCCGAGATG GTTTAATTTGGTGCGGCCAGATGGAGCCGCCaaaatcgacaagttctctgcCAAGATATGCGTCCGGCTCTGCCTGGAAGGCGGATACAGAGTGCTGTCAGAGCCGGTCCACTACCTGAGCGACGTCCGGCCGGCGGCGAGGGAGCTGTGGCACCACCGGCCGCCCATTGGCCTCATCGAGCTCGGCATCCACAACGCGTTCGGCCTGAGCTCCATGCGCACGCGCGACGGGCGAGGCTCCTGCGACGCCTACTGCGTGGCCAAGTACGGCGTGAAGTGGTTCCGCACGCAGACCGTCATCGACAGCCTCGCGCCGCGGTTCCACCagcagtgcttctgggacgtgcACGACCACTGCACCGTGCTCACCGTCGCCGTCTTCCACAACTGCCAGATAGGCGACAAGGGTGGCCTCGTGTCGGGCGACCCCGTCAAGGACATCCTCCTCGGCAAGGTGCGCATCCGGCTGTCGACGCTCGAGACCGGCCGCATCTACACGCACGCGTACCCTCTCATCTCCCTCCACGGCGGCGGCATCAAGAAGATGGGCGAGCTCCAGCTCGCCGTGCGGTTCTCGAGCACGTCGGCGCTGGGCCTGCTCCAGACGTACGCGCAGCCGCACCTGCCGCCGATGCACTACCACTGCCCGCTGTCCATCGTGCACCAGGAGACGCTGCGGCGGGAGGCGGTCGCGCTCATCGCGCACCGGCTGGGCCGGATGGACCCGCCGCTGCGGCGGGAGTGCGTCGAGCACCTCTGCGAGGCGCACTCGCACCGGTGGAGCATGCGCCGCAGCAAAGCCCACTTCTTCCGCCTCATGGCGGCGCTGGCGCCCCTGTTCGCGGCGCTCAGGTGGTTCGTCGACGTCTGCCACTGGAAGAACCCGGCGACCACCGTCGCGGTGCACATCATCTACGCCATGCTGGTGTGCTGCCCCAACCTCATCCTGCCCACCTTCTTCGTCTACAAGTTCGTGCTCGGCCTGTGGAACTACCGGTGCCGGCCGAGGCACCCGTGGCACGTCGACACCAAGGTGTCGCACGCCGAGATGGCGCACCTGGACGAgctggccgaggagttcgacgAGTTCCCGACCAAGTGTCCTCCCGATGTGGTCCGCATGCGGTACGACAGGCTGAGGAGCCTCGGGGCGCGGATACAGGAGATGGCCGGCGACGTCGCGTCCCACGCCGAGCGAGCGCGGTGCGCGATGACGTGGCGCGACCCCCGCGCCACGGCCATGTACCTCCTGGCCTGCCTCTTCCTTGCGGTGACCACCTTCCTGGCGCCGTTCCAGGCGGTGGCGCTGCTCACGGGGTTCTACCTGATGCGACACCCGACGCTCCGGCAGAGGCTGCCCGACGTGCCGGCCAACTTCTTCCGGCGACTGCCCTGCAAGGTTGATTGCCTGCTTTGA
- the LOC8076066 gene encoding LOW QUALITY PROTEIN: pentatricopeptide repeat-containing protein At5g39350 (The sequence of the model RefSeq protein was modified relative to this genomic sequence to represent the inferred CDS: deleted 1 base in 1 codon), with amino-acid sequence MTTNALVQQCLALLLRSKSSATPLVPTTAAQLHALLLKSGHLLHCDSIHLLLGSYCACGRPFDAHNLLVQMPQPPPVSVSNTLLRSYTGLGFNRQALALYSQMRAFDHLTFTFAAKACADLRRRRHGRAVHGRALTAGFGGDGYVQNALVSMYMRCRDVVSAEAVFGALRSRTTVSWNTVITGCVKDGRAERALEVFETMVGRGVCIDRATVVSVLPACAQARDLHMGRAVHRLAVVRGLGNYAAVKNALIDMYGKCRSLEDAKRVFDEDSYDKDVVSWTAMIGAYVLNDHASKAFALGSEMLVTSEAQPNAVTMVHLLSACTSLLSGKHAKCTHALCIRLGLGSDTVVETALVDCYAKCGYMGMIDMVVEKGSRRTETWNAAISGYTHREQGKKALALFKQMLAESVRPDSATMASVIPAYAESADLVQAKNIHCCLLIRGCLGSTDIATGLINVYAKAGDLGVAWELFQCLPEKDVVAWTTVIAGYGMHGHAQTAILLYSRMIEMGVTPNTVTMASLMYSCSHAGMVDEGLRLFNDMRGVHGLMPNAEHYLCLVDMLGRAGRIEEAYRLIQDMPFEPSTSVWSALLGACVLHENVEFGEVAAKHLFELEPDNVGNYVLLGKVYAAADRWSDVQDLWRVMEEGVFTKIQDLV; translated from the exons ATGACAACCAACGCCCTCGTCCAGCAATGCCTCGCGCTCCTCCTCCGATCCAAAAGCTCCGCAACCCCGCTCGTTCCCACCACCGCCGCCCAGCTCCACGCACTCCTCCTCAAGTCCGGTCACCTCCTCCACTGCGACAGCATTCATCTCCTCTTAGGCTCGTACTGCGCGTGTGGCCGTCCCTTCGACGCCCACAACCTGCTCGTTCAAATGCCGCAACCGCCCCCGGTTTCCGTCTCCAACACCCTCCTCCGCTCCTACACCGGTCTCGGCTTCAACCGACAGGCCCTCGCTCTCTACTCACAGATGCGCGCCTTCGACCACCTCACCTTCACCTTCGCTGCCAAGGCCTGTGCGGACCTCCGCCGCAGGCGCCATGGGCGTGCCGTGCATGGCCGCGCCCTCACCGCGGGCTTCGGCGGCGACGGCTACGTCCAGAACGCGCTCGTTTCCATGTATATGCGCTGCAGAGACGTGGTCTCGGCGGAGGCGGTGTTCGGCGCGCTGCGGAGCCGGACAACCGTGTCGTGGAACACGGTCATCACCGGGTGTGTCAAGGACGGCCGCGCGGAGAGGGCGTTGGAGGTGTTCGAGACAATGGTCGGTCGTGGCGTGTGCATTGACCGTGCCACGGTGGTGTCAGTGCTGCCAGCTTGTGCACAAGCCAGGGACTTGCACATGGGGAGAGCTGTGCACCGGTTGGCTGTGGTGAGAGGCTTGGGTAACTACGCCGCGGTGAAGAACGCTCTGATAGACATGTATGGGAAGTGCAGGAGCCTGGAGGATGCAAAAAGGGTGTTCGATGAAGACAGCTATGATAAGGATGTTGTTTCATGGACGGCGATGATTGGTGCATACGTGCTGAATGACCACGCGAGCAAGGCCTTCGCTCTTGGTTCTGAGATGCTGGTGACCAGTGAAGCACAACCTAATGCTGTGACCATGGTGCATCTGCTCTCAGCTTGCACCAGCTTGCTGTCAGGGAAGCATGCCAAGTGCACACATGCGTTGTGCATTAGACTTGGGCTTGGATCAGATACTGTCGTTGAGACTGCACTTGTTGACTGTTACGCAAAATGTGGCTATATGGGGATGATAGACATGGTGGTTGAGAAAGGATCACGACGGACTGAAACATGGAATGCAGCAATCTCTGGTTATACTCACAGAGAACAGGGAAAGAAAGCTCTAGCGCTGTTTAAGCAAATGCTTGCAGAATCAGTGCGTCCAGATTCTGCAACAATGGCAAGCGTCATCCCAGCTTACGCAGAATCGGCGGACCTGGTACAGGCGAAGAACATCCACTGCTGCTTACTGATTCGTGGATGTCTTGGGAGTACAGATATTGCCACTGGTCTGATCAATGTGTATGCCAAGGCTGGTGACTTGGGTGTCGCATGGGAGCTCTTCCAGTGTTTGCCTGAAAAGGATGTGGTTGCCTGGACTACTGTCATCGCCGGATATGGAATGCATGGGCATGCCCAAACTGCCATCCTGCTATATTCCAGGATGATAGAGATGGGGGTGACGCCGAACACCGTTACCATGGCCTCCTTGATGTACTCTTGCAGCCACGCCGGCATGGTAGACGAAGGCCTTCGGCTGTTCAATGACATGCGTGGCGTCCATGGCCTGATGCCAAATGCAGAGCACTACTTGTGCCTGGTTGACATGCTTGGGCGTGCTGGGAGGATCGAGGAGGCCTACCGCCTCATCCAAGACATGCCATTCGAGCCGAGCACGTCGGTGTGGAGCGCTCTGCTGGGTGCCTGTGTTCTCCATGAGAATGTTGAGTTCGGGGAGGTTGCTGCTAAACATTTGTTTGAACTTGAACCGGATAACGTCGGGAATTATGTGCTCCTTGGGAAGGTATATGCTGCCGCTGACAGATGGAGCGATGTTCAGGATCTGTGGAGAGTGATGGAG GAAGGGGTCTTCACAAAGATCCAGGATCTAGTGTAG